From the genome of Yersinia enterocolitica, one region includes:
- the dtd gene encoding D-tyrosyl-tRNA(Tyr) deacylase — protein MIALIQRALSASVVVDGNIVGEIGPGLLILLGVEQEDTEQKAQRLCEKVLGYRIFGDENDKMNLNVLQAGGSVLVVSQFTLVADTQKGMRPSFSRGAVPAEADRLYQYFVAQCRERGVKTETGLFAADMKVSLVNDGPVTFWLQV, from the coding sequence ATGATTGCGTTGATTCAACGGGCGCTTAGCGCCAGTGTTGTCGTAGATGGGAATATTGTCGGTGAGATTGGGCCTGGATTATTGATATTGCTGGGGGTCGAACAAGAGGACACCGAGCAAAAAGCACAGCGTCTATGTGAAAAGGTTTTGGGGTACCGGATTTTTGGCGATGAGAACGATAAAATGAATCTCAACGTCCTGCAAGCTGGTGGCAGTGTGCTAGTCGTCTCGCAATTTACACTAGTGGCAGATACGCAAAAAGGCATGAGACCAAGCTTTTCCCGTGGTGCAGTTCCGGCAGAAGCTGATCGGCTTTATCAGTATTTTGTTGCCCAGTGTCGTGAGCGTGGTGTAAAAACGGAAACGGGATTATTTGCCGCAGATATGAAAGTCAGTTTGGTAAACGATGGCCCAGTGACTTTCTGGTTACAGGTCTAG